The DNA sequence GCCAATACCCGCAACAATCCGCTGGAGGAAATGGAGCTGTCGGCGCCGATGCTGTGCGAGCGCTACGAACTGCGCGACGAAGCCCCGGCCCCCGGACGCTGGCGCGGCGGCATGGGGGCGGTCAAGACCTGGCGCTTTCTCGAGGACGCGGCGGTCAGCTCCACCGGCGACAACCGCTCCGGCGATCCGCCGCGGGGTATCTTCGGCGGCGGCGACGGACTGCCCGGCCAGGTGAAGGTCAATCCGGGCACTCCCGACGAGCAGGAACTGCCGGCCAAGGTGTCGCACGCCCGTTTCGAGGCCGGCGATCGGCTGGAGATCACGCTGGTGTCCGGCGGCGGCTACGGCGACCCGCTTGAGCGCGATCCCCGCAGCGTGGCCGACAACGTGCTCGACGGGCTGCTATCGAGCGACGAGGCGCGCAAGCAGTACGGCGTCGTGATCGACCCGGAAACCGGTGCGCCGGACCTCGCCGCCACCCAAGCCCTCCGACGCAAACATGCGGGTGAGACAGCATGAGCGTGGCGGAGAACGGGCGCAGCCTGGCGCTGGCCGAGGAACTGCTGGCGGTGGGCGACGCGCCGCTTGGCGAGCGCGACCTCAAGCAGATCCGGAACCTGATCCTGGACCACCTCGGCTGCTGCTATGCCGGTTCGCTGCTGGCCTGGGGCCGGCGCATGCACGAGTGGGCCGCGCCGCACGCGGGCTCGGGCAACGCGCCGCTGCTGGCTTCGCAAACGCGCCTGGCACCGGGCCTGGCGGCGTTCGTCAACGCCACCGCCGCCCACGGCCTGGAACTGGACGACACCCACGACGAATCGGTCAGCCACCCGGGCGCGGCGGTCATCGCCTCCAGCCTGGCGATTGCGGCCCACCACGGATTGAGCGGCGAGCGACTGGCCGCCGCGATATACGCCGGCTACGAGGCGGTCGGGCGCGTGGGCGCGGCCACCAACGCGGCCGAGACCATCGAACTGGGCTTTCATCCCACCAGCCTGTTCGTCGGCTTCGGCGCCGCCGCCGCCGCGGCCTTGCTGCTGAACCTCTCGCCCAGGGAACTGGCGCGCGGCTGGGGCCTGGTGCTGTCGATGGCAGGCGGCTCGATGCAGTTCAGCCAGGAACCGGAAGGCACGACCGTCAAGCGCCTGCACGGCGGCTACGCGGCGCTGCACGGCGTCATGGCCGCCGAACACGCGGGGCTCGGCATCGCCGGCCCCGAACAAGCGCTGGAGGGCCGCTACGGCCTGATCAGCAACTTCGGCGCCGATTCCGATCCCGAGCGGCTCAACCACGCGCACCCCGACGGCCCGGAGATCCACCGCATCAGCTACAAGCCCTACCCCTGCTGCCGCCTGTTCCACTCCACGCTGGACGCGCTGGCCGAGGTAACGGACGAATTCAGCATGAACCCGGAAGAAATCGAATCGATCGTCGTGGGCGGGCCCGACATCATGGTCACCCAGCACATGCTGCGCCGGCCGACTTCGGAGATGGCCGCGCAGTACAGCCTGCCGTTCACGCTGGGCGCGGCGCTCTACTATGGGCCGTCATCGGTGGCCGGCTTCATGGGCGAGGCGCTGGAGGACCGGCGCACGCTGGCGATCGCCGATCGCGTCGACGCGGTGGCGGACCCGGACATGCAGGCGGCCTTCCCGGCGCACTTCGGAAGCTGGCTGGAACTGAAGGACCGCAACGGCGATACCCGCCGCTCGGACGTGCTCGACAGCCTCGGCACGCCCGCCAACCCGATGGGCCGCGCCGAACTGGTCGCGAAGTTCGATTCGCTGACCGCCGGCGACAACGGCCTTGACGGCGCCGAAATTGCCGCCATGCTCGAAGAACTACACCAAATGCGTCTAATTGACGCTCTTCTTACACCCTTCTGCAAGTAAATTCGCTCTAAAGGAAGACTACAACGCCT is a window from the Gammaproteobacteria bacterium genome containing:
- a CDS encoding MmgE/PrpD family protein gives rise to the protein MSVAENGRSLALAEELLAVGDAPLGERDLKQIRNLILDHLGCCYAGSLLAWGRRMHEWAAPHAGSGNAPLLASQTRLAPGLAAFVNATAAHGLELDDTHDESVSHPGAAVIASSLAIAAHHGLSGERLAAAIYAGYEAVGRVGAATNAAETIELGFHPTSLFVGFGAAAAAALLLNLSPRELARGWGLVLSMAGGSMQFSQEPEGTTVKRLHGGYAALHGVMAAEHAGLGIAGPEQALEGRYGLISNFGADSDPERLNHAHPDGPEIHRISYKPYPCCRLFHSTLDALAEVTDEFSMNPEEIESIVVGGPDIMVTQHMLRRPTSEMAAQYSLPFTLGAALYYGPSSVAGFMGEALEDRRTLAIADRVDAVADPDMQAAFPAHFGSWLELKDRNGDTRRSDVLDSLGTPANPMGRAELVAKFDSLTAGDNGLDGAEIAAMLEELHQMRLIDALLTPFCK